Within Desmodus rotundus isolate HL8 chromosome 6, HLdesRot8A.1, whole genome shotgun sequence, the genomic segment TTACAGGGCTGTTGTGAAATGAAATGACCTATTCGAGAGCTACATACACAGTAAATGCTAAATAAGTGACTATCatcatcattaatattttatccAAGGACCAATTTCTGGGTAAACTATTTCAGATACACAAAACTGACTGTCATAAGTAGCCATTCACCTATGAAAGCTCTTCCAGTTTCTTAAATAATATATTGGAAATCAGGAAGCAAGAGTCCTTTATCGGCATTCGGTGACatggaaaataaactcaagactttTGTCTTGATTTGATTAAGCTGTTCTTAGAAATTCATTTAAAGTTCCGTGTCCTCCTCTGTAAATTgggataattatatttaatttgcaCAATTATTTGtccaccctcctctccagccctACTGACCCAATTGGGCTTCCTTTCCCAGCCAACAGCCCTTCCAGCTCTTTCCACCTGCACTCGGGTCCTCCCTCCTCAGGCTCAGGGCCCCCTTTCCTCCACCCTGTTCTCCTTCCTTTAGTTGGTGTTTCCATGAGTCCCTTCTTCATGTCACATGCTCCGCCTGAGCAATTTGGGACCGTCTCTTGACCTCAACTATCATTGTCTATGCTGAAGAGACCCTATTTTTCTCACTAGACATGTCCACAGAGATAATAACCCCAAGAACCTCAGCCTCAACATACACAAAGTGCTCTCCCCCAAATTTGCTCCACCCTCATATTTCCTTTCTCAAGTAACACAGTTTCTTAGTTACTGAAGTGTttgttctcttccctttcccttcaaTTCCTTTCAACTGGTTTTCTGTCCTATTGACTGATTCTGACTCTTAAGGATTCCCCCCCATCTGCCCTCTTATCTCTCCATCACCTCACTTACATTTATCAGTAGCCTGGTTTCCCAGCTTCCCGTGCTAAGCCTCCAACCTTATTTTCCATTAGTCTTTCTGAAACACAAATTTGAGCAAGTCACACCCATTTGTTAAACCTGCCAGCACGTCTCTCATCTTTTCCCACAGCCTCCTGCCCCGCATTGGTCTCCTTTCTACAGATCCAGCCACTCCTCACTCCTCAGTCACCTCTCCAGTCTCCTTGGCCTTGCTCTCCCTGAACCTCGTGCTGAAACACCCTTGCCTCCCTCTCTGGAGGAGCACTGCCTTGGACTCCGATGCCTTCTCAGCCCTGGCAGACCCGGCTGCCCCACCTGGGGGACTTCACCACCCTTGGTTCTCTGGCTGACCCTGGGCAGGCAGGGTAGCTCGTGGTTTGTGTGGCTCCTGAGAGCTGGAGGGAATTTTATTTACCTGTGTTCACCCAGTACTGTAGGTGCCTGCTGATCCCCACTGAACGCCCAAATGAATGTCTGCCATTTTTCTGAGAACTTCATAATGCAGCTCAAATGAGAGGCTATTTTTGAAAGAACAGTGTAAACTAGACCACAAATGGAAGAACCATAAATCTCCCAGACCATCTCTCTGGATTAAATTAACTCTACGTCTCGGTGAATGAAGATGTTTTACTTCCAAAAGATCAGACTTACTCTCCATTCACAAAGACCAATCAAGACTTGGAGTGGAATCAACAAAAGCCAAATTTTCCTTTGCAGCCTGTTTTCCTGTGCTCTGTTTATGCAAATGATGTTAAAATAGACATTTCAAAATTCTAATGGGCTCCCGCAGAAAcatttaagtaattaaaataataactgtaGCTCACAGGAACAGAAAATGTAATAGGAATCCAACAGGTTTTAGAGCATTTTGTAATGCGCCAAGACAACTGTGGGGCCCAAACGGCAGGTCCCAATGGCAGGAGGGAGCGGGGTTCTCTGTGAACCAGGTTCACACCGGGATCCCAGGGCTACTCAGGAGCCTCCCTGCAGGAAGCTGAGCCGAGATACAGAGGCCTCCGGCTCAGGACCGCCTCTGGCTGAATGGAGAAACTGCCAGGATGTAGCGTCCTCAGCAAAGCGCTACAACCAGGGTTGCTGGAGTGAGCATGCGCAAAAATACAGGACACGCAGGTCGTGCCAGAGCATCCGTAGACTCAAAAAATGCCCTCCGAATCACTTCAGTGCCTTTGAATCTGATGTTAGTGGCCCCAGGGATTTTGGAAGAATTAGCATGGGCTTTGTTACTGTAAACCAGAGGTTTTCCACCGGTGTGCCAGAAGActctttaaaacatgcagtataGTACCTGACTAGTTCGTCAGGGGCGCTGACCTTTTTGCCCTTAGATTGTCGAATAAATAATGAGAACCACCAACACGCTAGCTGTCAGATGTGAATGAATcacaattatacctatttttgtcaagTAGGAAAAGAACGTATtgtttggtgtgctgcagaattttagtaatttgtttctGTGCGCTGCGCCcggagatgaaaaaggttgaaaatcactgctgtcaACCAACGGAATAGTTCAAGGCCGCGGTGAAACTGGCGGTAGATCGCCATCTAGTGGAAACATTGTGATAGTGAAAGCTTAAACTAGAGGGGAGACATTTTTTCTGGAGTCAGCGAGGAAGGATTCGGCTCTGGTCCACTGTAAAGCCCTAAGTTTGCACCGGTGAGAAGGCGGCGCCATCAAGACCTTGTGCATTTTCCCACATAAGCATAACCGTCAGGGGTCCAGGGCAGCACCCCGTCAGTGCACTGGGGCACTGTGGGACTCCTCGATGTGCGGTACTAAGTGTATATGAGAGCATCCTCCTCTGGGTGCACCTACTACCCTTCCTTCCTACGTCACTCCCCAAAATAAAGCTTCGGAAATATAACTCGTGGTTCACGACACTAGAGACTTACCCTAAAATATCCTTGGGCTTCTCTTGTAATCCTGTACTGATAGGGCCCAAATtccagagagagcagagagaggcctGGCCCAGCCTCACCCAGGTTGCGTTCGGGTTGGGGCGTGGAACATAGTTTGATGGCGGGACTGGAGACAAGGCCCGGAATGCCCAGCGAGTCCTCCATTGGGGGAGACGGGCCAGGGAGGATGCCAGGCTCTGCCGGGCCGTGCCCAGTGGCGACCCCACCTGGGATGCCTGGACCACAGCCGACACCTGGTGGGCTGCGTGGAAGATGGTGAGGGAAGTGGGGCTCTCCCTTAGTGTGAGTGGGCAGACACGTAATTACAGAGAGAAGCCCAACAGCAGACCAGTTTATTGCTCGCAATGAACACTCCGGCTCATTTGTCtagcacagaaaacaaacaacataaatgGCACAGCCTTCAGAACTGATACAGGCCCCCCACTTCCTTCAGGACCACCCACCACCCAGAggcgtggagaaaagggagggccAGCCCTGCACTTAGCCCACAGAGGGGGTGCGGCCACAGACACAGTCCAGTCTTTCCTAAGGTGTCACCCGCTGTCTCCCTGGGGGtgccccagccctctccctcaGAGCAGCCTCCCTCTGGCAGGGCCCCAGGACTAGGGGACCTGACTGTCCTTGTCCTCCTCTCgcccctcctccagggccagGTGCTGCTCCACTGCAGAGGGCGGTGGGGGAGGGTCCTCTGGGGCCCTGCTGAGGGAGGGCCCCACTCCAGGTCTGGCCCCTGCAGGCagctggctgggccctggggagggctgCCGGGTGGTGGCCTGAGCACAGGGGGCCAGGAACAGATCGGGAAAGTAGCTGTCCCCTCCTGGGGGCTGCCCTAGAGCTTGTGGCCAGAAGGGACTGGGGAAGGGCAGTTCTGGCAAGCAAGGGTCGCTCCAGGGGACTGTACCTGTGGGGTCAGAGGACACAGGAAAGATCAGAGCGGACTTAGGGCACCAGCCACAGTTCAGTACACTCTGTGACAGAGTCTGCCTCCCAGAAACACAGGGCAGGACCCGGGCCAGTCTGGGTGACATGCTGGTACCAGAACTGCCCGCAGGACCAGGCGTGCCCCTCACTTGAGGTCCTGGGGTCTGGTAACAGTGACACAAAGCAGACCATGGCTCAGGTTTGAGACCCTCCCACGCAAGCAGCAAGAAGACGGGGAACCAACTGGACGTGCCTTCCCGCCCCTTCTACTGGAAGTTAGCCGTCATAAGATGTGGCGCCTGGGAACCCTCCCATCAGCCACCATCGACTCTGCCAGCCCGGCCACTCCTGCTGTTTCTAATCTTCCCTGAGTGCCTCTGTGGTGAGGGGACAGCGGTCCCATTTCAGAGTCCCGGAAACTGCTGAACTGGCCTGCAAACTTGAGTTTTCCCGCCTCCACAGCTCTCTTGCTGACTCTTGTTCTGCTccagagggccctggctggcccTCCTGTAATGAGGCTCTCTGTCCCTTCTCACCTTCCTCAGTCACCAAGGGCACCATCTCTTCCAGCCCCAACTCACCTAGGTTCCCGGCAGGTGACTGCAGCAGGACCTGCCCGGCTGGGGGCGCTGGGAAGTAGCTCTGCGAGGCACCCCCGCTGGGCCCATAAGGCAGTGGGAAGAAAGGGTCTTCCGGTAGTGGCGGTGTGAGCGAGCTGGGCGAGGGGAAGGTGAGGGGGTGCAGGTACGGAAACTGGGGTTGCGGAGCCTGAGAGACCTGGAACAGCCCCTGCTGGTAGTCCTGGGGCTCCAGCTCTTCCAGGTATGAGCAGGCAGGGGGTGGTGTGACACTGCGGGGACAGGGGAGCATTCTGTGAGGGTGGGGGACTCATTCCTATCACCCAGTGGGCGAGTGCCTTCCCCCCACTTCCATGACCCCAAAGTTGCCActtcttctcccctccttcctgctcccagcTTCTCTTAACCCTCTCCAGGCATCCTCCTCCTCGATCCCCTCAGCGAACCCTTGGCCCTTCCCAAGCTCCCATCTTTGCTCCTAAGCCCCTCCCCAAGATTGATCAAGAGATGCTCCCATTAGGTTCCATACCTTGTCCCCCAGGACCCACAGAAGCCATCCTTGTGGCTGGTGTCACTGCCAAGAGCATCCATCAGCAGGGGCGGCAGTTGGGGGGTGTGGACGGGGccgaaggggaagggaaggctggCTCTCCGCACAGGTGGGGGgctgaagaggggaggggtggctgcCACCCTCTGAGTACCCTCAGTCTGGGGGGCTGGGGCCAGAGTCTGGTCAGATGTCAGCAGCATGGGGGGCTCTAGgaacagagggcagaggggctgtGTCGGTGAGGAAATGGGGGGGGGCAGGTGTGGGGCTGCCGGGCAGCGGGTGTGGACAACTCCCAAGCCCCCTGCACAGGCCTGCTGGCCCACAACAGCGGAGACCTGTGGCCCACTCCCGGTATGTCAAGACGGGCCCTCTGTCTTCACTGTCTTCCTAACGGGCACTTGCCCCCTGACGACCCTCGGAAGGTGGCTTGCTTACCTGGGAGAGTGTCCAGAGGGGGCTCCTGAGGGAAGGTGCCCAGCTGCGTGTCCATGGGCGCAGCAGGTGGCAGCTCAGTGCCGGCGCTGGGGGCGGACAGGAGGAAGGTTGTAGTGTGAGTGGTCTCTGGTGCAGACGCGACCTCGGGGCCGGGAAGGGGCACCAGCGCCCCAagctctgcctccctctgagGCACTGGCATGGTCCCCAGCCCATGCAGCCCACCCTACCCTCTAAATATTAACCAGCAGCCCCAGCCTCACGCCTGGCCTCCAGACCCCGGGACCCCCACTTGGACTCCTCTTCCTACATCAGGGTGACCCGGGAAGAGCAGCAGCTCTCACCTGCACTGACTGCTGGCTGgggcgggggccagggcgggggcggggactgTAGGGCAGTTCTTGTTCTCCTTCCCATTCAGTTTCTCCACTTTCCGCCACTTGGCCCTGCGATTCTGGAACCACACCTGTAGGGAGAGACACCTGAAGGGCTtgggaaagggggaagaggcTGAGGCAGGTCCTGCCAGTCCCCTGACGAGCTACACCACCACTTTACTGCAGGTATAT encodes:
- the NOBOX gene encoding homeobox protein NOBOX, translated to MGALSLFFITRGPEGGGKPQAAGSEKEGPLPLLSSAPHTQGVPSGELPSSCAVSGEKPLSSEAPGVLRGADAAGGSKAVHRERAQPQGEGGPLPRREAKAGKRPLSPGPGNQKSSTASSPASPSPPSTQTPHNPVPCGSGRGSCHLANLLSTLAQNSQNTDPKRPPEVTCQARKKTRTLYRSDQLEELERLFQADHYPDSDKRREIAQTVGVTPQRIMVKGAGQWWRGGLPFRCLSLQVWFQNRRAKWRKVEKLNGKENKNCPTVPAPALAPAPASSQCSAGTELPPAAPMDTQLGTFPQEPPLDTLPEPPMLLTSDQTLAPAPQTEGTQRVAATPPLFSPPPVRRASLPFPFGPVHTPQLPPLLMDALGSDTSHKDGFCGSWGTSVTPPPACSYLEELEPQDYQQGLFQVSQAPQPQFPYLHPLTFPSPSSLTPPLPEDPFFPLPYGPSGGASQSYFPAPPAGQVLLQSPAGNLGTVPWSDPCLPELPFPSPFWPQALGQPPGGDSYFPDLFLAPCAQATTRQPSPGPSQLPAGARPGVGPSLSRAPEDPPPPPSAVEQHLALEEGREEDKDSQVP